The following coding sequences lie in one Brienomyrus brachyistius isolate T26 unplaced genomic scaffold, BBRACH_0.4 scaffold27, whole genome shotgun sequence genomic window:
- the LOC125720857 gene encoding kelch-like protein 10, producing the protein MRQQRSYFGIAVVDGLLFAMGGSDGFKDRSATLLGTLRFLVAADYLSVLGIVQRCYDFLHEQLCLNNCIGLLKIADVYCVNELHQSAFNFILKNFKEVAISSNEFPELSLEQLSDIIQQDELNVREEDVVFDAILRWIEHEPATREAHISALLPKIRMARMDPEYFMKIVKANDLVKANAACRPIITDVMKVIYDLHDESPFSDFENPLIRPRLPSDILLAVGGWNMRTTNCIDAYDTRADRWVDITQEEQSNLAGHGTVYHDGFVYCIGGFDGQNFINTLRRYDPITRAWQQMAPMHWHRCNVSVVVLDGLIYAMGGHIGFRPLNIVECYNPITNEWTQIEHMNERRNDASATTLNGKIYICGGHNGTESLSTVECFDPLSNEWSLITPMSIPRHSLGVTAYKGKIYAVGGINRPDRLQTMEVYDPTTNRWHAVAPMSTPRSDFGIAVVDDLLFVMGGHDGFGVTNKVECYDAGTGSWYRAQDMSRARNHFSCCVVPAHPRIIEYASPR; encoded by the exons ATGAGACAACAAAGAAGCTAtttcggcatcgcagtggtggacggcttgctgtttgcGATGGGAGGCTCCGATGGCTTCAAA gacagatcAGCCACTCTATTAGGAACATTACGCTTTTTGGTTGCggctgattatctcagtgtcttgggcatcgtgcagcgctgctatgatttcctgcatgagcagctctgcctcaacaactgcattggccttcttaaaatcgccgatgtctactgcgtaaacgagctgcaccagtctgcattcaacttcatcttgaaaaactttaaggaggttgccatcagctcaaacgagttcccagaactaagtcttgaacaactttctgacatcatacagcaggatgagctgaatgtcagagaagaggatgtggtgtttgacgccatcctccggtggatcgagcacgagcctgccacccgagaggcccacatttcagctctgttgcccaag attcggatggctcgtatggatccggagtactttatgaagatcgtcaaagccaacgatctggtgaaggccaatgcggcgtgcaggccaattatcaCTGATGTCATGAAGGTCATCTATGATCTTCATGATGAAAGTCCATtctctgattttgagaacccactgatccgcccgcgcttgccctctgacattttgctggctgttggtggatggaacatgcgcacGACAAACTGCATTGATGCATATGACACacgggccgaccgctgggtggatatcacgcaggaggagcagagcaaCCTAGCTGGTCATGGCACGGTGTACCATGATGGGTTTGTGTACTGCATTGGGGGGTTTGATGGGCAAAATTTCATCAATACCTTGCGCAGATACGACCCGATCACACGAGCATGGCAGCAGATGGCCCCCATGCACTGGCATCGATGTAATGTTAGTGTGGTCGTGCTCGATGGGCTCATCTACGCCATGGGTGGCCATATTGGTTTCAGGCCCCTCAACATCGTAGAGTGCTACAACCCAATAACCAATGAATGGACCCAGATCGAGCACATGAATGAGAGGAGAAACGATGCCAgcgccaccaccctgaatggcaag ATATACATCTGTGGGGGCCACAATGGAACAGAGAGCCTATCTACAGTGGAGTGCTTTGACCCACTCTCTAACGAATGGAGCTTGATCACTCCAATGAGCATTCCCCGTCACAGCCTTGGAGTCACGGCGTATAAAGGGAAGAtatatgcg GTGGGCGGTATCAACAGGCCTGATCGCCTGCAGACCATGGAGGTCTATGACCCTACCACAAACCGCTGGcatgctgtggcccccatgtcCACACCGCGCAGTGAttttggcatcgcagtggtggacgaccTCCTATTCGTGATGGGCGGCCACGATGGGTTTGGGGTAACTAACAAGGTGGAGTGCTAtgatgcggggacaggcagctggtatcgtgcgcaggacatgagcagagccagaaaccatttcagctgctgcgtagtgcctgcgcacccccgcatcaTAGAATACGCTTCACCTCGTTAG
- the LOC125720858 gene encoding kelch-like protein 10: MARMDPEYFMKIVKANDLVKANVACRPIITDVLKVIYDLHDERPRSDFENPLIRPRLPSDILLAVGGWNMRTTNWIEAYDTRADRWVDITQGQETRQSGHGSVCLNGFMYCFGGYDGHNFTDAVLRFDPVARTWQHMAPMHWRRCCVSVAVSNGFIYVMGGRLDVSPLNIVERYDPNANEWTIIQPMNEERQDASATTLNGKIYICGGSNGAQTTSTAECYDPLTGEWTLIAPMRTRRRGLGVAAYGTLGLP; the protein is encoded by the exons atggctcgtatggatccggaatacttcatgaaaatcgtcaaagccaacgatctagtgaaggccaatgtGGCGTGCAGGCCAATCATCACTGATGTACTGAAGGTCATCTATGATCTTCATGATGAACGTCCACgatctgattttgagaacccactgatccgcccgcgcttgccctctgacattttgctggctgttggtggatggaacatgcgcacGACAAACTGGATTGAAGCCTATGACACCcgggccgaccgctgggtggatataacacaggggcaggagactcgccagtccggccatggcagtgtgtgtttaaatggcttcatgtattgttttgggggttaTGATGGCCATAATTTCACCGATGCTGTGCTCAGATTTGACCCCGTCGCACggacatggcagcacatggccCCTATGCACTGGCGCCGCTGTTGTGTCAGTGTGGCCGTAAGTAACGGCTTCATCTATGTGATGGGTGGCCGTTTAGACGTGTCGCCTCTGAATATCGTAGAGCGATATGACCCAAATGCCAATGAGTGGACCATCATCCAGCCCATGAACGAggagcgacaggatgccagtgccaccaccctgaatggaaag atatacatttgtgggggtagcaatggagctcagaccacttccactgcggagtgctatgatccactcacgggcgaatggaccttgatcgctcccatgcgcactcgccgacgtggccttggagtagcggcata TGGCACGCTGGGCCTCCCATGA